In one Nicotiana tomentosiformis chromosome 6, ASM39032v3, whole genome shotgun sequence genomic region, the following are encoded:
- the LOC138893897 gene encoding uncharacterized protein, with product MTQRFQDVRKDLSVMKPNWMGDAVFKEMKEHWESPQFKLKSEQNKKNRDANAGASAHTDGCILHRVIWKRLKKTTGKDPSFSEFYFRTHRKEKDKSWVNEKAEAAYNKFEKNKEELLASQSASVDGETNSVSELSQLGEMDIWVLSVGGKKKGKVAGLGSVDEYD from the exons ATGACCCAACGTTTCCAAGATGTTAGAAAGGACTTGTCTGTGATGAAGCCAAATTGGATGGGTGATGCAGTATTCAAGGAGATGAAGGAGCATTGGGAGTCTCCTCAATTTAAGTTAAAGTCGGAACAAAACAAAAAGAATCGCGATGCAAATGCAGGTGCCTCGGCTCATACAGATGGTTGTATACTTCATCGCGTAATTTGGAAGAGATTG AAGAAAACAACTGGAAAAGATCCTTCATTTTCAGAATTTTATTTTCGCACTCATCGAAAGGAGAAAGATAAAAGTTGGGTAAATGAGAAAGCTGAAGCTGCTTAT aataagtttgaaaaaaataaagaagaattaTTAGCTTCACAAAGTGCATCTGTTGATGGAGAAACTAATTCAGTTAGCGAGCTATCTCAATTAGGTGAAATGGATATTTGGGTGCTATCAGTTGGTggaaagaagaaaggaaaagttGCAGGTCTTGGCTCTGTAGATGAGTATGATTAG